The Alistipes finegoldii DSM 17242 DNA segment GGCCGCTTATTTCGCAAAGCCTTTGCCGATGCCGAGGAAGTCCTCCGCCTTGAGGGCTGCGCCGCCGATCAGACCGCCGTCCACGTCCTCCTTTGCGAAGATTTCCGCCGCGTTCGAGGGCTTGCACGAACCGCCGTACAGGATCGCCGTCTCTTCGGCTGCTGCGCCGAACTTCTCGGCCAGCACCTTGCGGATGTAGGCGTGGATCTCCTGCGCCTGCTCGGCCGTTGCGGTCTTGCCCGTGCCGATGGCCCAAACGGGTTCGTATGCGATCACGAGCTCCTTGTACTGCTCGGCGGTGAGGTTGTAGACGACCTCTTCGATCTGCGCCTTCACCACGTCGAAGTGCTTGCCGGCTTCACGCTCTTCGAGGTTCTCGCCCACGCAGTAGATCGGCGTCAGGCCGTTTGCGTAAGCCTGCGCCATCTTCTTGTTGAGCGTCTCGGAAGTCTCGCCGTAGTACTGGCGGCGCTCCGAGTGGCCGAGGATCACGTACTTGCAGCCCAGCGCCGCGATCATCGAAGCGGCGA contains these protein-coding regions:
- the tpiA gene encoding triose-phosphate isomerase produces the protein MRKKIVAGNWKMNTLPAEGVELAKNIVAGRGEVCSCVNFIVCPPFTHLSTVAEALKGSDVALGAQNCAAEAKGAYTGEIAASMIAALGCKYVILGHSERRQYYGETSETLNKKMAQAYANGLTPIYCVGENLEEREAGKHFDVVKAQIEEVVYNLTAEQYKELVIAYEPVWAIGTGKTATAEQAQEIHAYIRKVLAEKFGAAAEETAILYGGSCKPSNAAEIFAKEDVDGGLIGGAALKAEDFLGIGKGFAK